Proteins encoded together in one Pseudorca crassidens isolate mPseCra1 chromosome 17, mPseCra1.hap1, whole genome shotgun sequence window:
- the TIGD5 gene encoding tigger transposable element-derived protein 5, producing the protein MYPAALPAGPAPRRGRRPPPGRPAQSPRPPAPAPVAAARPPPPAPGPRPRVAVKMAFRKAYSIKDKLQAIERVKGGERQASVCRDFGVPGGTLRGWLKDEPKLRWFLEQLGGEVGTQRKKMRLANEEEIDRAVYSWFLALRQHGVPLSGPLIQAQAEAFARQIYGPECTFKASHGWFWRWQKRHGISSQRIYGEAEPPAAGPAPGLPVKQEPAQLTRTGPLPDRALNSPAPAEGGYGDEQIYNANVTGLYWKLLPEQAAPLGAGGCGRRWRGDRVTVLLAANLTGSHKLKPLVIGQLPDPPSLRHHNQDKFPASYRYSPDAWLSRPLLRGWFFEEFVPGVRRYLRRSCLQQKAVLLVAHPPCPSPAARMPTLEESEETPRRCRPEPLGPPEELQTPDGAVRVLFLSKGSSRAHIPAPLEQGVVAAFKQLYKRELLRLAVSCAGGSPLDFMRSFMLKDMLYLAGLSWDLVQAGSIERCWLLGLRAAFEPRPAEECAGQPAGQAEEAAERSRVLSDLTHLAALAYKRLAPEEVAEWLHLDDDGGLPDGCREDPGPSRPPVLVPGAPPPPASLPSVAAGGEEEEEAAVPSAGEAVRGLETALRWLESRDPREVGPLKLVQLRSLISMARRLGGTGPSPAVPDDGV; encoded by the coding sequence ATGTACCCCGCGGCACTCCCGGCCGGCCCGGCCCCGCGCCGCGGCCGCCGCCCCCCGCCCGGGCGCCCCGCGCAGTCGCCGCGGCCCCCCGCGCCCGCCCCGGTCGCCGCCGCGCGGCCACCGCCCCCCGCGCCCGGGCCGCGGCCCCGCGTGGCTGTGAAGATGGCCTTCCGCAAGGCCTACTCCATCAAGGACAAGCTGCAGGCCATCGAGCGCGTCAAGGGCGGCGAGCGGCAGGCCAGCGTGTGCCGCGACTTCGGCGTGCCCGGCGGCACGCTGCGCGGCTGGCTCAAGGACGAGCCCAAGCTGCGCTGGTTCCTGGAGCAGCTGGGCGGCGAGGTGGGCACGCAGCGCAAGAAGATGCGGCTAGCCAACGAGGAGGAGATCGACCGCGCCGTCTACTCGTGGTTCCTGGCGCTGCGCCAGCACGGCGTGCCGCTGTCGGGGCCGCTCATCCAAGCGCAGGCCGAGGCCTTCGCGCGCCAGATCTACGGGCCCGAGTGCACCTTCAAGGCCAGCCACGGCTGGTTCTGGCGCTGGCAGAAGCGCCACGGCATCTCCAGCCAGCGCATCTACGGCGAAGCCGAGCCCCCAGCCGCCGGCCCCGCGCCCGGCCTGCCGGTCAAGCAGGAGCCCGCGCAGCTCACCCGCACCGGCCCCCTGCCCGACCGCGCCCTGAATTCCCCTGCCCCCGCCGAGGGCGGCTACGGCGACGAGCAGATCTACAACGCCAACGTCACCGGCCTCTACTGGAAGCTGCTTCCGGAGCAGGCCGCGCCCCTGGGCGCGGGGGGCTGTGGCCGTCGCTGGCGGGGCGACCGGGTGACGGTGCTGCTGGCCGCCAACCTGACCGGCAGCCACAAGCTGAAGCCGCTGGTCATCGGGCAGTTGCCGGACCCACCCAGCCTGCGCCACCACAACCAGGACAAGTTCCCCGCCTCCTACCGCTACAGCCCCGACGCCTGGCTCAGCCGCCCGCTGCTGCGCGGCTGGTTCTTCGAGGAGTTCGTCCCGGGCGTCAGGCGCTACCTGCGCCGCAGCTGCCTGCAGCAGAAGGCTGTGCTGCTGGTCGCCCACccgccctgccccagccctgcggCCAGGATGCCCACGCTGGAGGAGAGCGAGGAGACCCCCAGGAGGTGCCGGCCTGAGCCCCTGGGCCCTCCGGAGGAGCTGCAGACCCCCGACGGGGCGGTGCGGGTGCTGTTCCTGTCCAAGGGCAGCAGCCGGGCACACATCCCGGCCCCACTGGAGCAGGGGGTGGTGGCCGCCTTCAAGCAGCTGTACAAGCGGGAGCTGCTGCGGCTGGCCGTGTCCTGCGCCGGGGGGTCCCCGCTGGACTTCATGCGCAGCTTCATGCTCAAGGACATGCTCTACCTGGCCGGCCTCTCCTGGGACCTGGTGCAGGCAGGCAGCATCGAGCGCTGCTGGCTTTTGGGCTTGCGGGCTGCCTTCGAGCCCCGGCCGGCGGAGGAGTGCGCTGGGCAGCCGGCTGGCCAGGCCGAGGAGGCCGCGGAGCGCAGCAGGGTGCTTAGCGACCTCACGCACCTGGCAGCCCTGGCCTACAAGCGGCTGGCGCCCGAGGAGGTGGCCGAGTGGCTGCACCTGGACGATGACGGGGGGCTGCCCGACGGCTGCAGAGAGGACCCAGGCCCCAGCCGGCCTCCCGTGCTGGTCCCTGGGGCCCCTCCGCCCCCAGCCAGCTTGCCCTCTGTCGCGgcgggaggagaggaggaggaggaggccgcCGTGCCCTCCGCTGGGGAGGCCGTGCGGGGCCTGGAGACAGCTCTGCGATGGCTGGAGAGCCGGGACCCCCGGGAGGTAGGGCCGCTGAAGCTGGTGCAGCTTCGCTCCCTGATCAGCATGGCCCGGAGGCTGGGGGGCACCGGGCCCTCTCCTGCAGTCCCTGATGATGGGGTGTGA
- the GFUS gene encoding GDP-L-fucose synthase isoform X4, with amino-acid sequence MIHNGPPHSSNFGYSYAKRMIDVQNRAYFQQHGCTFTAVIPTNVFGPHDNFSIEDGHVLPGLIHKVHLAKSRGSALTVWGTGRPRRQFIYSLWVRRMRCPSRRWLRPWWRPWTSMGRSPLIQPSRMGSLRRRRVMASCGPTCPTSGSRPSSRPCRRPVPGSLTTTSRPGSEVCGGSGCRPLPGAQPAEPSGSHSEPAGAEGTALVAAGPCPTPSAGADLADSPVRPPFTPSSGKPRPGQAQHPAPRRQSQSMYTSDPWEPIKCVSTGLAPAALYQPPLPRPSTAS; translated from the exons ATG ATTCACAACGGACCCCCGCACAGCAGCAATTTTGGCTACTCTTACGCCAAGAGGATGATCGACGTGCAGAACAG GGCCTACTTCCAGCAGCATGGCTGCACCTTCACCGCTGTCATCCCCACCAATGTCTTCGGGCCCCATGACAACTTCAGCATCGAGGACGGCCACGTGCTGCCTGGCCTCATCCACAAGGTGCATCTGGCCAAGA gTCGCGGCTCAGCCTTGACAGTGTGGGGCACAGGGAGGCCTCGGAGGCAGTTCATCTACTCACTG TGGGTGAGGAGGATGAGGTGTCCATCCAGGAGGTGGCTGAGGCCGTGGTGGAGGCCATGGACTTCCATGGGGAGGTCACC TTTGATACAACCAAGTCGGATGGGCAGTTTAAGAAGACGGCGAGTAATGGCAAGCTGCGGGCCTACCTGCCCGACTTCCGGTTCACGCCCTTCAAGCAGG CCGTGCAGGAGACCTGTGCCTGGTTCACTGACAACTACGAGCAGGCCCGGAAGTGAAGTGTGCGGCGGGAGCGGGTGCCGCCCTCTCCCCGGCGCTCAGCCAGCAGAGCCCAGCGGCAGCCACTCAGAACCTGCCGGGGCTGAGGGCACTGCCCTCGTGGCGGCCGGTCCCTGCCCCACGCCCTCTGCCGGGGCAGACCTGGCTGACTCTCCGGTGAGGCCACCGTTCACACCGTCCTCAGGGAAGCCAAGGCCTGGCCAGGCCCAGCACCCTGCTCCCCGACGCCAGTCGCAGAGCATGTACACTTCTGATCCCTGGGAGCCAATAAAGTGCGTTTCCACAGGCCTGGCCCCGGCAGCTCTGTATcagccccccctcccccgccccagcacTGCCTCCTGA
- the GFUS gene encoding GDP-L-fucose synthase isoform X2: MVGGLFRNIKYNLDFWRKNIHINDNVLHSAFEVGARKVVSCLSTCIFPDKTSYPIDETMIHNGPPHSSNFGYSYAKRMIDVQNRAYFQQHGCTFTAVIPTNVFGPHDNFSIEDGHVLPGLIHKVHLAKSRGSALTVWGTGRPRRQFIYSLWVRRMRCPSRRWLRPWWRPWTSMGRSPLIQPSRMGSLRRRRVMASCGPTCPTSGSRPSSRPCRRPVPGSLTTTSRPGSEVCGGSGCRPLPGAQPAEPSGSHSEPAGAEGTALVAAGPCPTPSAGADLADSPVRPPFTPSSGKPRPGQAQHPAPRRQSQSMYTSDPWEPIKCVSTGLAPAALYQPPLPRPSTAS, encoded by the exons ATGGTGGGGGGCCTGTTCCGGAATATCAAATACAATTTGGACTTCTGG CGGAAAAACATACACATCAACGACAACGTGCTGCACTCGGCCTTCGAGGTGGGGGCGCGAAAGGTGGTCTCCTGCCTGTCTACCTGCATCTTCCCCGACAAGACCAGCTACCCTATCGATGAGACCATG ATTCACAACGGACCCCCGCACAGCAGCAATTTTGGCTACTCTTACGCCAAGAGGATGATCGACGTGCAGAACAG GGCCTACTTCCAGCAGCATGGCTGCACCTTCACCGCTGTCATCCCCACCAATGTCTTCGGGCCCCATGACAACTTCAGCATCGAGGACGGCCACGTGCTGCCTGGCCTCATCCACAAGGTGCATCTGGCCAAGA gTCGCGGCTCAGCCTTGACAGTGTGGGGCACAGGGAGGCCTCGGAGGCAGTTCATCTACTCACTG TGGGTGAGGAGGATGAGGTGTCCATCCAGGAGGTGGCTGAGGCCGTGGTGGAGGCCATGGACTTCCATGGGGAGGTCACC TTTGATACAACCAAGTCGGATGGGCAGTTTAAGAAGACGGCGAGTAATGGCAAGCTGCGGGCCTACCTGCCCGACTTCCGGTTCACGCCCTTCAAGCAGG CCGTGCAGGAGACCTGTGCCTGGTTCACTGACAACTACGAGCAGGCCCGGAAGTGAAGTGTGCGGCGGGAGCGGGTGCCGCCCTCTCCCCGGCGCTCAGCCAGCAGAGCCCAGCGGCAGCCACTCAGAACCTGCCGGGGCTGAGGGCACTGCCCTCGTGGCGGCCGGTCCCTGCCCCACGCCCTCTGCCGGGGCAGACCTGGCTGACTCTCCGGTGAGGCCACCGTTCACACCGTCCTCAGGGAAGCCAAGGCCTGGCCAGGCCCAGCACCCTGCTCCCCGACGCCAGTCGCAGAGCATGTACACTTCTGATCCCTGGGAGCCAATAAAGTGCGTTTCCACAGGCCTGGCCCCGGCAGCTCTGTATcagccccccctcccccgccccagcacTGCCTCCTGA
- the GFUS gene encoding GDP-L-fucose synthase isoform X1, protein MGEPQGSMRILVTGGSGLVGRAIQKVVADGARLPGEDWVFVSSKDADLTDAAQTRALFEKVRPTHVIHLAAMVGGLFRNIKYNLDFWRKNIHINDNVLHSAFEVGARKVVSCLSTCIFPDKTSYPIDETMIHNGPPHSSNFGYSYAKRMIDVQNRAYFQQHGCTFTAVIPTNVFGPHDNFSIEDGHVLPGLIHKVHLAKSRGSALTVWGTGRPRRQFIYSLWVRRMRCPSRRWLRPWWRPWTSMGRSPLIQPSRMGSLRRRRVMASCGPTCPTSGSRPSSRPCRRPVPGSLTTTSRPGSEVCGGSGCRPLPGAQPAEPSGSHSEPAGAEGTALVAAGPCPTPSAGADLADSPVRPPFTPSSGKPRPGQAQHPAPRRQSQSMYTSDPWEPIKCVSTGLAPAALYQPPLPRPSTAS, encoded by the exons ATGGGTGAGCCCCAGGGGTCCATGCGGATCCTAGTGACTGGGGGCTCTgggctggtgggcagagccatcCAGAAGGTGGTAGCAGATGGGGCCAGGCTGCCCGGAGAGGACTGGGTGTTTGTTTCTTCCAAGGATGCTGATCTTAC GGATGCTGCACAGACCCGAGCGCTGTTTGAAAAAGTCCGGCCCACACATGTCATCCATCTTGCTGCAATGGTGGGGGGCCTGTTCCGGAATATCAAATACAATTTGGACTTCTGG CGGAAAAACATACACATCAACGACAACGTGCTGCACTCGGCCTTCGAGGTGGGGGCGCGAAAGGTGGTCTCCTGCCTGTCTACCTGCATCTTCCCCGACAAGACCAGCTACCCTATCGATGAGACCATG ATTCACAACGGACCCCCGCACAGCAGCAATTTTGGCTACTCTTACGCCAAGAGGATGATCGACGTGCAGAACAG GGCCTACTTCCAGCAGCATGGCTGCACCTTCACCGCTGTCATCCCCACCAATGTCTTCGGGCCCCATGACAACTTCAGCATCGAGGACGGCCACGTGCTGCCTGGCCTCATCCACAAGGTGCATCTGGCCAAGA gTCGCGGCTCAGCCTTGACAGTGTGGGGCACAGGGAGGCCTCGGAGGCAGTTCATCTACTCACTG TGGGTGAGGAGGATGAGGTGTCCATCCAGGAGGTGGCTGAGGCCGTGGTGGAGGCCATGGACTTCCATGGGGAGGTCACC TTTGATACAACCAAGTCGGATGGGCAGTTTAAGAAGACGGCGAGTAATGGCAAGCTGCGGGCCTACCTGCCCGACTTCCGGTTCACGCCCTTCAAGCAGG CCGTGCAGGAGACCTGTGCCTGGTTCACTGACAACTACGAGCAGGCCCGGAAGTGAAGTGTGCGGCGGGAGCGGGTGCCGCCCTCTCCCCGGCGCTCAGCCAGCAGAGCCCAGCGGCAGCCACTCAGAACCTGCCGGGGCTGAGGGCACTGCCCTCGTGGCGGCCGGTCCCTGCCCCACGCCCTCTGCCGGGGCAGACCTGGCTGACTCTCCGGTGAGGCCACCGTTCACACCGTCCTCAGGGAAGCCAAGGCCTGGCCAGGCCCAGCACCCTGCTCCCCGACGCCAGTCGCAGAGCATGTACACTTCTGATCCCTGGGAGCCAATAAAGTGCGTTTCCACAGGCCTGGCCCCGGCAGCTCTGTATcagccccccctcccccgccccagcacTGCCTCCTGA
- the GFUS gene encoding GDP-L-fucose synthase isoform X3, with protein MGEPQGSMRILVTGGSGLVGRAIQKVVADGARLPGEDWVFVSSKDADLTDAAQTRALFEKVRPTHVIHLAAMVGGLFRNIKYNLDFWRKNIHINDNVLHSAFEVGARKVVSCLSTCIFPDKTSYPIDETMIHNGPPHSSNFGYSYAKRMIDVQNRAYFQQHGCTFTAVIPTNVFGPHDNFSIEDGHVLPGLIHKVHLAKSRGSALTVWGTGRPRRQFIYSLDLARLFIWVLREYDEVEPIILSVGEEDEVSIQEVAEAVVEAMDFHGEVTFDTTKSDGQFKKTASNGKLRAYLPDFRFTPFKQAVQETCAWFTDNYEQARK; from the exons ATGGGTGAGCCCCAGGGGTCCATGCGGATCCTAGTGACTGGGGGCTCTgggctggtgggcagagccatcCAGAAGGTGGTAGCAGATGGGGCCAGGCTGCCCGGAGAGGACTGGGTGTTTGTTTCTTCCAAGGATGCTGATCTTAC GGATGCTGCACAGACCCGAGCGCTGTTTGAAAAAGTCCGGCCCACACATGTCATCCATCTTGCTGCAATGGTGGGGGGCCTGTTCCGGAATATCAAATACAATTTGGACTTCTGG CGGAAAAACATACACATCAACGACAACGTGCTGCACTCGGCCTTCGAGGTGGGGGCGCGAAAGGTGGTCTCCTGCCTGTCTACCTGCATCTTCCCCGACAAGACCAGCTACCCTATCGATGAGACCATG ATTCACAACGGACCCCCGCACAGCAGCAATTTTGGCTACTCTTACGCCAAGAGGATGATCGACGTGCAGAACAG GGCCTACTTCCAGCAGCATGGCTGCACCTTCACCGCTGTCATCCCCACCAATGTCTTCGGGCCCCATGACAACTTCAGCATCGAGGACGGCCACGTGCTGCCTGGCCTCATCCACAAGGTGCATCTGGCCAAGA gTCGCGGCTCAGCCTTGACAGTGTGGGGCACAGGGAGGCCTCGGAGGCAGTTCATCTACTCACTG GACCTGGCCCGGCTCTTTATCTGGGTCCTGCGGGAGTACGATGAGGTGGAGCCCATCATCCTGTCAG TGGGTGAGGAGGATGAGGTGTCCATCCAGGAGGTGGCTGAGGCCGTGGTGGAGGCCATGGACTTCCATGGGGAGGTCACC TTTGATACAACCAAGTCGGATGGGCAGTTTAAGAAGACGGCGAGTAATGGCAAGCTGCGGGCCTACCTGCCCGACTTCCGGTTCACGCCCTTCAAGCAGG CCGTGCAGGAGACCTGTGCCTGGTTCACTGACAACTACGAGCAGGCCCGGAAGTGA
- the PYCR3 gene encoding pyrroline-5-carboxylate reductase 3, translating to MAAAVAAESGPRRVGFVGAGRMAEAIAQGLIQAGKVEAQHVLASAPTDRNLCRFRALGCQTSHSNREVLQSCSLVFFATKPHILPAVLVEVAPVVTAEHILVSVAAGVSLSTLEELLPPMARVLRVSPNLPCVVQEGAMVMARGRHAGSGEAGLLRTLLEACGQCEEVPEAQVDVHTGLSGSGVAFVCAFLEALAEGAIKMGMPSGLAHRIAAQTLLGTAKMLLQKGQHPAQLRTDVCTPGGTTIYGLHALEQGALRAAAMSAVEAATCRARELSRK from the exons ATGGCGGCGGCGGTTGCGGCGGAGTCTGGCCCGAGGCGCGTGGGCTTCGTGGGCGCCGGCCGCATGGCGGAGGCCATCGCGCAGGGCCTCATCCAAGCAG GAAAAGTGGAAGCTCAGCATGTGCTGGCCAGCGCACCGACAGACAGGAACCTCTGCCGCTTCCGG GCCCTGGGCTGCCAGACCAGCCACTCCAACCGGGAGGTGCTGCAGAGCTGCTCGCTCGTCTTCTTTGCCACCAAGCCCCACATCCTGCCAGCTGTCCTGGTGGAGGTGGCTCCTGTGGTCACCGCTGAGCACATCTTGGTGTCTGTGGCTGCTGGGGTCTCCCTGAGCACCCTGGAGGAG CTGCTGCCCCCGATGGCGCGAGTGCTGCGGGTCTCGCCCAACCTGCCCTGCGTGGTCCAGGAGGGGGCCATGGTGATGGCACGGGGCCGCCATGCTGGCAGTGGCGAGGCCGGGCTCCTGCGGACCCTGCTGGAGGCCTGCGGGCAGTGCGAGGAGGTGCCCGAGGCCCAGGTGGACGTCCACACTGGCCTCAGTGGCAGCGGTGTGGCCTTT GTGTGTGCCTTCTTGGAGGCCTTGGCCGAAGGAGCCATCAAGATGGGCATGCCCAGTGGCCTGGCCCACCGCATTGCCGCCCAGACCCTGCTG GGCACGGCCAAGATGCTTCTGCAGAAGGGGCAGCACCCGGCTCAGCTGCGGACTGACGTGTGCACGCCCGGCGGCACCACTATCTATGGGCTCCACGCGCTGGAGCAGGGCGCGCTGCGGGCGGCGGCCATGAGCGCTGTGGAGGCTGCCACCTGCCGGGCCCGGGAACTCAGCAGGAAGTAG